In Carettochelys insculpta isolate YL-2023 chromosome 25, ASM3395843v1, whole genome shotgun sequence, one DNA window encodes the following:
- the APOA5 gene encoding apolipoprotein A-V — protein MAHKAALLALLLATFSAAQAEQARNRFWDYLSQITHDKESLVHTQSMKLDQEIKKVKESIQVGVSYVGNLLEKMALFHRGLQPRFYQDSDHLRKLIRKEVEDLKVKLFPYVDEVHHKISKNLEMLHFQLTPFTEELLDQVLLKARELQQLLTPTQDMKAQLLKGVDEVQRFVVQHANKIAFHTDQVKEVFHPYAARLLTEIHRNMEELHRNVSPHTKVSSEKISQYIQELSEKLTQNAKDLHQKIQRNVDHLKEQLRLYPSDLREHVAGTAVDPNQAVDRYIEGLAQEVQQRIEEFRRDTFLQIDDFTKTIGRETEEMKFKLSPLSPYSEEFDSSAPLEDLHVRLDSLWKDISQSLDEKNSDVQ, from the exons ATGGCTCACAAAGCTGCCCTTCTGGCTTTGCTCCTGGCCACTTTCTCAG ctgctcaggctGAACAAGCGAGGAACAGGTTCTGGGATTACCTCAGCCAGATCACTCACGACAAGGAGAGCTTGGTACATACCCAGAGCATGAAGCTGGACCAAGAGATCAA AAAAGTGAAAGAAAGTATCCAAGTGGGGGTCAGCTATGTGGGAAATCTCCTTGAGAAAATGGCACTGTTCCACAGAGGACTTCAGCCACGGTTCTACCAAGACTCTGACCACCTGAGAAAGCTCATCAGGAAGGAGGTGGAAGACCTGAAGGTGAAATTGTTTCCTTATGTGGATGAAGTGCACCACAAAATCAGCAAGAACCTGGAAATGCTTCACTTTCAGCTGACCCCATTCACCGAAGAGCTCCTGGACCAGGTCTTGCTGAAAGCCAGGGAGCTTCAGCAGCTTCTCACCCCCACTCAAGACATGAAAGCCCAGCTCCTGAAAGGCGTAGACGAAGTTCAGAGGTTTGTGGTTCAGCATGCCAATAAAATAGCCTTTCATACTGACCAAGTGAAGGAGGTCTTCCATCCCTATGCTGCCAGGCTGCTGACTGAGATCCACCGCAACATGGAGGAGCTCCACAGAAATGTCAGTCCACACACCAAAGTCAGCTCTGAGAAAATCAGTCAGTACATCCAAGAGCTCTCCGAGAAGCTGACCCAGAACGCCAAGGATCTCCATCAGAAGATCCAGCGGAACGTGGACCACCTCAAGGAGCAGCTGCGCCTGTACCCCAGTGACCTGAGGGAGCATGTTGCTGGCACTGCTGTAGACCCAAACCAGGCTGTGGACCGCTACATAGAGGGTCTGGCTCAGGAAGTGCAGCAGAGAATTGAGGAGTTCAGGAGAGACACATTCCTTCAGATAGATGACTTTACCAAGACCATTGGTCGGGAGACAGAAGAAATGAAGTTCAAGCTGTCTCCCCTGTCCCCATACTCGGAGGAGTTTGATAGCTCAGCACCTCTGGAGGATTTGCATGTTCGTCTCGACTCTCTGTGGAAGGATATTTCCCAGAGTTTAGATGAGAAAAACAGTGACGTACAATGA
- the ZPR1 gene encoding zinc finger protein ZPR1 isoform X2, producing MSAIGELEPVRGEPVFRPLSAEDEEQQPAEIESLCMNCYCNGVTRLLLTKIPFFKEIIVSSFTCSSCAWSNTEIQSAGRIQEQGVRYTLMVTTRQDMNREVVKTDCATARIPELDFEIPAFSQKGALTTIEGIIDRAVAGLEQDQPVRRAADKDVAGKIDAFIGKLKQLKEVGSSFTFIIDDPSGNSFVENPCAPQKDEALVVTHYRRTAQQNALLGLEAEETDENPADTVDDLRNEVLQFNTNCPECNAPANTNMKLVQIPHFKEVIIMATNCEACGHRTNESETCSVEIPELEFELGMGALGGKFTTLEGLLKDIRDLVMKNPFTLGDSSTPSRMEKLQQFGRKVYQIMEGHMEAHIILDDPAGNSYLQNVYAPEEDPELTVEHYERSFAQNEELGLNDMKTEDYETVPTCEP from the exons ATGTCGGCGATCGGGGAGCTGGAGCCGGTGCGGGGCGAGCCCGTGTTCCGGCCCCTCAGCGCCGAGGACGAAGAGCAGCAGCCGGCCGAGATCGAGTCGCTTTGCATGAACTGCTACTGCAAC GGAGTGACACGGCTGCTGCTCACCAAAATCCCTTTTTTCAAAGAGATCATCGTCAGTTCCTTCACCTGTAGCAGCTGTGCCTGGTCCAACACTGAGATCCAGTCAGCGGGGCGCATCCAGGAGCAGGGTGTGCGCTACACCCTCATGGTCACGACTCGTCAG GATATGAATAGGGAAGTGGTGAAGACAGATTGTGCAACGGCTAGAATCCCAGAGCTAGACTTTGAAATTCCCGCTTTTTCTCAGAAAGGAG CTCTTACTACTATTGAGGGAATAATTGACAGAGCTGTTGCTGGCCTGGAGCAGGATCAGCCAGTCCGCAGG GCAGCAGACAAAGATGTGGCAGGAAAAATAGATGCGTTTATTGGCAAACTCAAGCAGCTCAAGGAAGTGGGTTCTTCTTTCACCTTT ATTATAGACGACCCCTCAGGTAACAGCTTTGTGGAGAATCCTTGTGCGCCGCAGAAGGAtgaagctcttgtggttacacaTTACAGAAGGACTGCGCAGCAGAATGCTCTGCTGGGACTTGAG GCAGAGGAGACTGATGAGAACCCAGCTGACACTGTGGATGATCTGAGGAATGAA GTGTTGCAGTTCAACACAAACTGTCCTGAATGTAACGCTCCAGCCAACACTAACATGAAACTAGTAC AAATTCCACACTTCAAGGAAGTGATCATCATGGCTACAAACTGTGAAGCCTGTGGGCACAGGACAAATGAG TCCGAGACTTGCAGCGTGGaaatcccagagctggaatttgAGCTTGGCATGGGGGCGTTGGGGGGAAAATTCACCACTCTAGAGGGGCTCCTGAAAGATATCAGAGATCTG GTTATGAAAAATCCCTTCACTCTGGGGGACAGCTCCACTCCAAGCAGAATGGAGAAGCTCCAACAGTTCGGCAGAAAGGTGTATCAG ATTATGGAAGGTCATATGGAGGCTCACATCATACTAGATGATCCTGCAGGCAACAGCTACCTTCAG AACGTATATGCTCCTGAGGAAGATCCAGAGCTAACGGTGGAGCATTATGAGCGCTCATTTGCCCAGAATGAGGAGCTGGGCCTCAATGACATGAAAACTGAGGACTATGAAACAGTTCCGACCTGCGAACCCTAG
- the ZPR1 gene encoding zinc finger protein ZPR1 isoform X1: MSAIGELEPVRGEPVFRPLSAEDEEQQPAEIESLCMNCYCNGVTRLLLTKIPFFKEIIVSSFTCSSCAWSNTEIQSAGRIQEQGVRYTLMVTTRQDMNREVVKTDCATARIPELDFEIPAFSQKGALTTIEGIIDRAVAGLEQDQPVRRAADKDVAGKIDAFIGKLKQLKEVGSSFTFIIDDPSGNSFVENPCAPQKDEALVVTHYRRTAQQNALLGLEAEETDENPADTVDDLRNEVLQFNTNCPECNAPANTNMKLVQIPHFKEVIIMATNCEACGHRTNEVKSGGAIEPLGTRITLRVTDPSDMTRDILKSETCSVEIPELEFELGMGALGGKFTTLEGLLKDIRDLVMKNPFTLGDSSTPSRMEKLQQFGRKVYQIMEGHMEAHIILDDPAGNSYLQNVYAPEEDPELTVEHYERSFAQNEELGLNDMKTEDYETVPTCEP, translated from the exons ATGTCGGCGATCGGGGAGCTGGAGCCGGTGCGGGGCGAGCCCGTGTTCCGGCCCCTCAGCGCCGAGGACGAAGAGCAGCAGCCGGCCGAGATCGAGTCGCTTTGCATGAACTGCTACTGCAAC GGAGTGACACGGCTGCTGCTCACCAAAATCCCTTTTTTCAAAGAGATCATCGTCAGTTCCTTCACCTGTAGCAGCTGTGCCTGGTCCAACACTGAGATCCAGTCAGCGGGGCGCATCCAGGAGCAGGGTGTGCGCTACACCCTCATGGTCACGACTCGTCAG GATATGAATAGGGAAGTGGTGAAGACAGATTGTGCAACGGCTAGAATCCCAGAGCTAGACTTTGAAATTCCCGCTTTTTCTCAGAAAGGAG CTCTTACTACTATTGAGGGAATAATTGACAGAGCTGTTGCTGGCCTGGAGCAGGATCAGCCAGTCCGCAGG GCAGCAGACAAAGATGTGGCAGGAAAAATAGATGCGTTTATTGGCAAACTCAAGCAGCTCAAGGAAGTGGGTTCTTCTTTCACCTTT ATTATAGACGACCCCTCAGGTAACAGCTTTGTGGAGAATCCTTGTGCGCCGCAGAAGGAtgaagctcttgtggttacacaTTACAGAAGGACTGCGCAGCAGAATGCTCTGCTGGGACTTGAG GCAGAGGAGACTGATGAGAACCCAGCTGACACTGTGGATGATCTGAGGAATGAA GTGTTGCAGTTCAACACAAACTGTCCTGAATGTAACGCTCCAGCCAACACTAACATGAAACTAGTAC AAATTCCACACTTCAAGGAAGTGATCATCATGGCTACAAACTGTGAAGCCTGTGGGCACAGGACAAATGAG GTTAAATCTGGAGGAGCAATAGAACCACTGGGTACCAGGATCACCCTTCGTGTTACAGACCCTTCAGACATGACAAGAGATATACTAAAG TCCGAGACTTGCAGCGTGGaaatcccagagctggaatttgAGCTTGGCATGGGGGCGTTGGGGGGAAAATTCACCACTCTAGAGGGGCTCCTGAAAGATATCAGAGATCTG GTTATGAAAAATCCCTTCACTCTGGGGGACAGCTCCACTCCAAGCAGAATGGAGAAGCTCCAACAGTTCGGCAGAAAGGTGTATCAG ATTATGGAAGGTCATATGGAGGCTCACATCATACTAGATGATCCTGCAGGCAACAGCTACCTTCAG AACGTATATGCTCCTGAGGAAGATCCAGAGCTAACGGTGGAGCATTATGAGCGCTCATTTGCCCAGAATGAGGAGCTGGGCCTCAATGACATGAAAACTGAGGACTATGAAACAGTTCCGACCTGCGAACCCTAG
- the ZPR1 gene encoding zinc finger protein ZPR1 isoform X3 translates to MVTTRQDMNREVVKTDCATARIPELDFEIPAFSQKGALTTIEGIIDRAVAGLEQDQPVRRAADKDVAGKIDAFIGKLKQLKEVGSSFTFIIDDPSGNSFVENPCAPQKDEALVVTHYRRTAQQNALLGLEAEETDENPADTVDDLRNEVLQFNTNCPECNAPANTNMKLVQIPHFKEVIIMATNCEACGHRTNEVKSGGAIEPLGTRITLRVTDPSDMTRDILKSETCSVEIPELEFELGMGALGGKFTTLEGLLKDIRDLVMKNPFTLGDSSTPSRMEKLQQFGRKVYQIMEGHMEAHIILDDPAGNSYLQNVYAPEEDPELTVEHYERSFAQNEELGLNDMKTEDYETVPTCEP, encoded by the exons ATGGTCACGACTCGTCAG GATATGAATAGGGAAGTGGTGAAGACAGATTGTGCAACGGCTAGAATCCCAGAGCTAGACTTTGAAATTCCCGCTTTTTCTCAGAAAGGAG CTCTTACTACTATTGAGGGAATAATTGACAGAGCTGTTGCTGGCCTGGAGCAGGATCAGCCAGTCCGCAGG GCAGCAGACAAAGATGTGGCAGGAAAAATAGATGCGTTTATTGGCAAACTCAAGCAGCTCAAGGAAGTGGGTTCTTCTTTCACCTTT ATTATAGACGACCCCTCAGGTAACAGCTTTGTGGAGAATCCTTGTGCGCCGCAGAAGGAtgaagctcttgtggttacacaTTACAGAAGGACTGCGCAGCAGAATGCTCTGCTGGGACTTGAG GCAGAGGAGACTGATGAGAACCCAGCTGACACTGTGGATGATCTGAGGAATGAA GTGTTGCAGTTCAACACAAACTGTCCTGAATGTAACGCTCCAGCCAACACTAACATGAAACTAGTAC AAATTCCACACTTCAAGGAAGTGATCATCATGGCTACAAACTGTGAAGCCTGTGGGCACAGGACAAATGAG GTTAAATCTGGAGGAGCAATAGAACCACTGGGTACCAGGATCACCCTTCGTGTTACAGACCCTTCAGACATGACAAGAGATATACTAAAG TCCGAGACTTGCAGCGTGGaaatcccagagctggaatttgAGCTTGGCATGGGGGCGTTGGGGGGAAAATTCACCACTCTAGAGGGGCTCCTGAAAGATATCAGAGATCTG GTTATGAAAAATCCCTTCACTCTGGGGGACAGCTCCACTCCAAGCAGAATGGAGAAGCTCCAACAGTTCGGCAGAAAGGTGTATCAG ATTATGGAAGGTCATATGGAGGCTCACATCATACTAGATGATCCTGCAGGCAACAGCTACCTTCAG AACGTATATGCTCCTGAGGAAGATCCAGAGCTAACGGTGGAGCATTATGAGCGCTCATTTGCCCAGAATGAGGAGCTGGGCCTCAATGACATGAAAACTGAGGACTATGAAACAGTTCCGACCTGCGAACCCTAG
- the BUD13 gene encoding BUD13 homolog isoform X1, whose product MAAPGLSKAEYLQRYLGGPAAGPQRVGRKRRRKPPGSSGRGMRIVDDDVSWSSISAAQEKEEEEEDDGDLPVVAEFIDERPEEVKRMEEFRTNNKWKLLGDQNEDSQSSDFSRAARSTAGSETTKQRRIKHVSEPSPPRRGRHDSPELSLPRKQRHDSSDESPLRKQCRDSPDLSPPRRGRRDSPDLSPPRQGRRNSPDPSPKRVPFVSGKKSNKTLDKSQLGRVQGERAHLGAGFSHTSTSHHKRQITADLSPPRKNRDNSHVATSPSPRKRTGSPDGLKKQSSQRGSSPANKKPKQAPSPKRSQRRDSDSSSPRKSFQDCSDSDLSPPRSSRKPGLLHRDSPSKLSPPKRNWDTSSDSDLSPPRRSQAAGKKDPGSRSPLARLPPSRGSDSKRFFQEDRGEDQKASQMLSGGKAGLVSASLLRKEQQELRRHDKNNKHLEDESQNAETVFRDKSGRRRDLTQERLEQQKKVEAKSERDELYAKWGKGLAQSRQQQQNVEDAVKEMQKPLARYIDDKDLDQMLREQEREGDPMANFIRKRKAKESKEKKEKPRYNGPAPPLNRFNIWPGYRWDGVDRSNGFEQKRFARLASKKAVQELAYKWSVEDM is encoded by the exons ATGGCGGCCCCGGGGCTGTCCAAGGCTGAGTATCTGCAGCGCTACCTGGGCGGGCCCGCGGCCGGGCCCCAGCGCGTGGGGCGCAAGCGCCGGAGGAAACCGCCGGGGAGCAGCGGCAGGGG GATGCGAATAGTGGATGATGATGTGAGTTGGAGTAGCATTTCTGCTGCGcaagagaaagaggaggaggaagaggatgacgGGGACCTTCCTGTG GTGGCAGAGTTTATTGATGAGCGTCCAGAAGAAGTGAAGCGGATGGAAGAATTCCGGACTAATAACAAATGGAAGCTTTTAGGAG atcagAATGAAGATTCACAAAGCTCAGACTTTTCTCGAGCGGCCAGATCTACAGCAGG CTCAGAAACCACAAAACAAAGGAGAATTAAACATGTGTCTGAACCATCACCTCCCAGGAGAGGTCGCCATGATTCACCTGAGCTTTCTCTGCCCAGGAAGCAGCGCCATGACTCTTCAGATGAGTCTCCACTCAGGAAGCAATGCCGCGACTCCCCGGACTTGTCGCCGCCCCGGCGGGGCCGCCGCGACTCCCCGGACTTGTCGCCGCCCCGGCAGGGCCGCCGCAACTCCCCGGACCCGTCACCCAAAAGAGTGCCTTTCGTGTCagggaaaaaaagcaacaaaactcTGGACAAATCGCAATTGGGAAGAGTCCAAGGAGAGCGAGCTCATCTGGGAGCGGGGTTTTCACATACATCCACATCACATCATAAGCGGCAGATCACTGCAGATCTTTCACCCCCCAGGAAGAACAGAGACAATTCTCATGTAGCCACATCACCGTCTCCGAGAAAGAGAACTGGATCACCTGATGGGCTgaaaaaacagagcagccaaAGAG GCTCTTCTCCAGCCAATAAAAAGCCCAAACAGGCTCCATCACCTAAAAGGAGTCAGAGACGTGACTCTGATTCTTCATCGCCAAGGAAGAGTTTCCAGGACTGCTCTGATTCTGATCTTTCCCCACCACGGAGCAGTCGCAAACCAGGCCTGCTGCACCGTGACTCCCCCTCCAAACTCTCTCCTCCCAAGAGGAATTGGGACACCTCTTCAGATTCTGACTTATCTCCTCCCCGGAGGAGTCAGGCAGCTGGGAAGAAGGACCCTGGGTCCAGGAGCCCCTTGGCCCGCCTACCACCTTCTCGAGGCTCGGACTCTAAAAGATTTTTCCAGGAGGATAGAGGAGAGGACCAGAAG GCCAGCCAGATGCTCTCTGGAGGTAAAGCTGGCTTGGTGTCAGCCAGTCTGCTACGGAAGGAACAGCAGGAGCTCAGGAGACATGATAAAAATAACAAACATTTGGAAG ATGAGTCCCAAAATGCTGAAACAGTCTTTCGAGACAAGTCGGGCCGCAGGAGGGACCTTACACAGGAACGACTTGAACAGCAGAAGAAGGTGGAGGCGAAATCTGAGAGAGACGAACTCTATGCCAAGTGGGGCAAGGG cctggctcagagTAGGCAGCAACAGCAGAATGTGGAGGATGCAGTAAAGGAGATGCAGAAGCCACTGGCTCGTTATATCGATGACAAAGACTTGGATCAGATGCTTCGAGAGCAGGAAAGAGAAGGGGACCCCATGGCCAACTTCATCAGAAAGAGGAAGGCCAAAGAGAGCAAGGAGAAGAAAG AAAAGCCCAGGTACAACGGACCAGCACCTCCTCTCAACAGGTTTAACATATGGCCTGGGTATCGCTGGGACGGAGTGGACAG GTCCAATGGCTTTGAACAGAAGCGCTTTGCCAGGCTGGCCAGCAAGAAGGCAGTTCAGGAGCTTGCATATAAGTGGAGTGTTGAGGACATGTGA
- the BUD13 gene encoding BUD13 homolog isoform X2: MKIHKAQTFLERPDLQQETTKQRRIKHVSEPSPPRRGRHDSPELSLPRKQRHDSSDESPLRKQCRDSPDLSPPRRGRRDSPDLSPPRQGRRNSPDPSPKRVPFVSGKKSNKTLDKSQLGRVQGERAHLGAGFSHTSTSHHKRQITADLSPPRKNRDNSHVATSPSPRKRTGSPDGLKKQSSQRGSSPANKKPKQAPSPKRSQRRDSDSSSPRKSFQDCSDSDLSPPRSSRKPGLLHRDSPSKLSPPKRNWDTSSDSDLSPPRRSQAAGKKDPGSRSPLARLPPSRGSDSKRFFQEDRGEDQKASQMLSGGKAGLVSASLLRKEQQELRRHDKNNKHLEDESQNAETVFRDKSGRRRDLTQERLEQQKKVEAKSERDELYAKWGKGLAQSRQQQQNVEDAVKEMQKPLARYIDDKDLDQMLREQEREGDPMANFIRKRKAKESKEKKEKPRYNGPAPPLNRFNIWPGYRWDGVDRSNGFEQKRFARLASKKAVQELAYKWSVEDM; the protein is encoded by the exons ATGAAGATTCACAAAGCTCAGACTTTTCTCGAGCGGCCAGATCTACAGCAGG AAACCACAAAACAAAGGAGAATTAAACATGTGTCTGAACCATCACCTCCCAGGAGAGGTCGCCATGATTCACCTGAGCTTTCTCTGCCCAGGAAGCAGCGCCATGACTCTTCAGATGAGTCTCCACTCAGGAAGCAATGCCGCGACTCCCCGGACTTGTCGCCGCCCCGGCGGGGCCGCCGCGACTCCCCGGACTTGTCGCCGCCCCGGCAGGGCCGCCGCAACTCCCCGGACCCGTCACCCAAAAGAGTGCCTTTCGTGTCagggaaaaaaagcaacaaaactcTGGACAAATCGCAATTGGGAAGAGTCCAAGGAGAGCGAGCTCATCTGGGAGCGGGGTTTTCACATACATCCACATCACATCATAAGCGGCAGATCACTGCAGATCTTTCACCCCCCAGGAAGAACAGAGACAATTCTCATGTAGCCACATCACCGTCTCCGAGAAAGAGAACTGGATCACCTGATGGGCTgaaaaaacagagcagccaaAGAG GCTCTTCTCCAGCCAATAAAAAGCCCAAACAGGCTCCATCACCTAAAAGGAGTCAGAGACGTGACTCTGATTCTTCATCGCCAAGGAAGAGTTTCCAGGACTGCTCTGATTCTGATCTTTCCCCACCACGGAGCAGTCGCAAACCAGGCCTGCTGCACCGTGACTCCCCCTCCAAACTCTCTCCTCCCAAGAGGAATTGGGACACCTCTTCAGATTCTGACTTATCTCCTCCCCGGAGGAGTCAGGCAGCTGGGAAGAAGGACCCTGGGTCCAGGAGCCCCTTGGCCCGCCTACCACCTTCTCGAGGCTCGGACTCTAAAAGATTTTTCCAGGAGGATAGAGGAGAGGACCAGAAG GCCAGCCAGATGCTCTCTGGAGGTAAAGCTGGCTTGGTGTCAGCCAGTCTGCTACGGAAGGAACAGCAGGAGCTCAGGAGACATGATAAAAATAACAAACATTTGGAAG ATGAGTCCCAAAATGCTGAAACAGTCTTTCGAGACAAGTCGGGCCGCAGGAGGGACCTTACACAGGAACGACTTGAACAGCAGAAGAAGGTGGAGGCGAAATCTGAGAGAGACGAACTCTATGCCAAGTGGGGCAAGGG cctggctcagagTAGGCAGCAACAGCAGAATGTGGAGGATGCAGTAAAGGAGATGCAGAAGCCACTGGCTCGTTATATCGATGACAAAGACTTGGATCAGATGCTTCGAGAGCAGGAAAGAGAAGGGGACCCCATGGCCAACTTCATCAGAAAGAGGAAGGCCAAAGAGAGCAAGGAGAAGAAAG AAAAGCCCAGGTACAACGGACCAGCACCTCCTCTCAACAGGTTTAACATATGGCCTGGGTATCGCTGGGACGGAGTGGACAG GTCCAATGGCTTTGAACAGAAGCGCTTTGCCAGGCTGGCCAGCAAGAAGGCAGTTCAGGAGCTTGCATATAAGTGGAGTGTTGAGGACATGTGA